One region of Oxalobacteraceae bacterium OTU3CAMAD1 genomic DNA includes:
- the grxD gene encoding Grx4 family monothiol glutaredoxin, whose product MSDVQTWIKETVTATPVVLFMKGTAQFPQCGFSGRAIQILKACGVENIATVNVLEDPEVRQGIKDYSNWPTIPQLYVKGEFIGGSDIMNEMFESGELKALLDA is encoded by the coding sequence ATGAGCGACGTACAAACCTGGATCAAAGAAACCGTGACCGCCACCCCGGTGGTGCTGTTCATGAAGGGCACCGCCCAGTTCCCGCAATGCGGCTTCTCCGGCCGCGCCATCCAGATCCTGAAAGCCTGCGGCGTCGAGAACATCGCCACCGTCAACGTGCTGGAAGATCCGGAAGTGCGCCAAGGCATCAAGGACTACTCGAACTGGCCGACCATTCCGCAGCTCTACGTCAAAGGCGAGTTCATCGGCGGTTCGGACATCATGAACGAGATGTTCGAGTCCGGCGAGCTGAAAGCCCTGCTGGATGCCTGA
- a CDS encoding UbiX family flavin prenyltransferase — protein MPDRPQRIIIAITGATGAVYGVRLLQHLQHTPNVETHLIVSDAAVLTLHQETGLQRKEVESYAHVVHRVRDVGASIASGSFQSDGMIVAPCSMKTLASVAHGLSDNLIARAADVVLKERRRLVLMVRETPFNLAHLRNMTAVTEMGGIIYPPLPGFYHNPQSIAEMVDHTVGRVIDLFGIEHTLAPRWAGMKPASPSNEDGAGPA, from the coding sequence ATGCCTGATCGACCGCAGCGGATAATAATAGCCATCACCGGCGCCACCGGCGCCGTGTATGGCGTGCGTCTGCTGCAGCATTTGCAACACACTCCGAACGTCGAGACGCATCTGATCGTCTCCGACGCGGCCGTCCTCACCTTGCACCAGGAAACCGGCCTGCAGCGCAAGGAAGTCGAATCGTACGCCCACGTGGTGCACAGGGTGCGCGACGTCGGCGCGTCGATCGCCAGCGGCTCGTTCCAATCGGACGGCATGATCGTCGCGCCCTGCTCGATGAAGACCTTGGCGTCCGTGGCGCATGGCCTGTCGGACAACCTGATCGCGCGCGCGGCCGACGTGGTGCTCAAGGAGCGCCGCCGGCTGGTGCTGATGGTGAGGGAGACGCCGTTCAATCTCGCGCACTTGCGCAACATGACGGCGGTAACGGAGATGGGCGGCATTATCTACCCGCCGCTGCCGGGCTTTTATCACAATCCGCAAAGCATTGCGGAGATGGTGGACCACACCGTGGGCCGGGTCATCGACCTGTTCGGCATCGAGCACACGCTGGCCCCGCGCTGGGCTGGTATGAAGCCAGCCAGCCCGTCCAACGAAGATGGTGCCGGTCCCGCCTAG
- a CDS encoding MerR family DNA-binding transcriptional regulator — translation MPTYTITELAREFDITARAIRFYEDQGLLSPSREGAGGRSRVYTPRDRTRLKLTLRGKRLGLSLSEIKSLVDMYETPKDTSAQMHRFLGVLAQHRQTLEQQREDIEMSLAEITAHEDECKRLLAAQEEAKTA, via the coding sequence ATGCCTACTTATACCATTACCGAACTGGCCCGTGAATTCGACATCACGGCGCGCGCCATCCGCTTCTACGAGGACCAGGGCTTGCTGAGCCCGTCCCGCGAGGGTGCCGGCGGCCGCAGCCGCGTCTACACCCCGCGCGACCGCACCCGCCTCAAGCTGACCCTGCGCGGCAAGCGCCTCGGCCTGTCGCTGTCCGAAATCAAGAGCCTGGTCGACATGTACGAGACGCCCAAGGACACCAGCGCCCAGATGCACCGCTTTCTCGGCGTACTGGCCCAGCACCGCCAAACGCTGGAACAGCAGCGCGAGGACATCGAAATGTCGCTGGCCGAGATCACCGCGCACGAGGACGAATGCAAACGCCTGCTGGCGGCCCAGGAAGAAGCCAAAACCGCTTGA
- a CDS encoding isovaleryl-CoA dehydrogenase, producing MLHLPGLTFDHGEDIAALRETVQQFAAAEIAPRAAEIDRSDQFPMDLWRKMGELGVLGITVSEEYGGANMGYLAHIVAMEEISRASASVGLSYGAHSNLCVNQIKRNGTEEQKQKYLPKLISGEHVGALAMSEPNAGSDVVSMKLRADFKGDRWVLNGTKMWITNGPDADVLVVYAKSDLDAGAKGMTAFLIEKGYKGFSVAQKLDKLGMRGSHTGELVFEDCEVPVENVLGGLGKGVNVLMSGLDFERTVLSGGPLGIMQACMDAVVPYIHDRKQFGQAIGEFQLMQGKIADMYSTMMACKAYVYAVGQACDRATTPEAVRQLRKDAAGAILYSAEKATWMAGEAIQTLGGNGYINEYPVGRLWRDAKLYEIGAGTSEIRRMLIGRELFAETR from the coding sequence ATGCTCCATCTCCCAGGCCTGACCTTTGACCACGGCGAAGACATCGCCGCCCTGCGCGAAACCGTGCAACAGTTCGCCGCCGCCGAGATCGCACCGCGCGCGGCCGAGATCGACCGCAGCGACCAGTTCCCGATGGACCTGTGGCGCAAGATGGGGGAGCTGGGCGTGCTCGGCATCACCGTCAGCGAGGAATACGGCGGCGCCAACATGGGCTACCTGGCCCACATCGTGGCGATGGAGGAAATCTCGCGCGCATCGGCCTCGGTCGGCCTGTCGTACGGCGCCCACTCGAACCTGTGCGTCAACCAGATCAAGCGCAACGGCACCGAGGAGCAAAAACAAAAATACCTGCCGAAGCTGATCTCGGGCGAACACGTCGGCGCGCTGGCGATGTCCGAGCCCAACGCCGGTTCCGACGTCGTCAGCATGAAGCTGCGCGCCGATTTCAAGGGCGACCGCTGGGTGCTCAACGGCACCAAGATGTGGATCACCAACGGCCCCGACGCCGACGTGCTGGTGGTCTACGCCAAGAGCGACCTCGACGCCGGCGCCAAGGGCATGACCGCCTTCCTGATCGAAAAGGGCTACAAGGGGTTCTCGGTGGCGCAAAAGCTCGACAAGCTGGGCATGCGCGGCTCGCACACGGGCGAGCTGGTGTTCGAGGATTGCGAAGTGCCGGTCGAGAACGTGCTCGGCGGCCTGGGCAAGGGCGTCAACGTGCTGATGTCGGGCCTGGACTTCGAGCGCACCGTGCTGTCCGGCGGTCCGCTGGGCATCATGCAGGCGTGCATGGACGCGGTCGTGCCCTACATCCACGACCGCAAACAGTTCGGCCAGGCGATCGGCGAATTCCAGCTGATGCAGGGTAAGATCGCGGATATGTACTCGACCATGATGGCGTGCAAGGCCTATGTGTACGCCGTCGGCCAGGCCTGCGACCGCGCCACCACGCCGGAGGCGGTGCGCCAGCTGCGCAAGGACGCCGCCGGCGCCATCTTGTACAGCGCGGAGAAGGCGACCTGGATGGCCGGCGAGGCGATCCAGACCTTGGGCGGCAACGGCTACATCAACGAGTATCCGGTCGGCCGCCTGTGGCGCGATGCCAAGTTGTATGAAATCGGCGCCGGCACCAGCGAAATCCGCCGCATGCTGATCGGCCGCGAATTGTTCGCGGAAACCCGCTAA
- the aceK gene encoding bifunctional isocitrate dehydrogenase kinase/phosphatase, with amino-acid sequence MTQAAFPKLLRSQIAFDIARTIRDGFDKHYRLFRQTSRQAKEHFERGAWGAAQQAARERIDFYDRRVQECVQTLEDEYSQSDLTDEVWRELKLHYIGMLSDHKQPELAETFFNSVCCNILHRSYFHNEFIFVRPVVSTEYIETEELAPTYRVYYPGTDGLHCTIKRIVTDFQLDAKFDNLSRDVEQVETRLQDLFGAGRTEPNNQIQVLSSLFFRNKGAYIVGKGINGNKVYPFVVPILHNRHGELILDTVLFDQELITILFSFTRAYFLVDMEVPSAYVQFLRTLLPRKPRSEIYTILGLQKQGKTLFYRDYLQHLKHSSDQFEIAPGIKGLVMLVFALPSFPYVFKVIKDFYPPPKDTTRALIKEKYLLVKHHDRVGRMADTLEYSNVAFPRHRFTEELIAELKHFAPSLYEEEGEKIIIKHLYIERRMVPLNMWLGNADKDGNDAQIEHGILEYGNAIKELVAANIFPGDMLYKNFGVTRHQRIVFYDYDEIEYITDCNFRDIPEARNEEDEMASEPWYPIGKHDVFPEQFGRFLLGNAKIRKYFMKHHADLLTREYWQARKQRILDGVVEDVYPYPQHIRFFHENQSNIPAVSIPVPPPFMETLENE; translated from the coding sequence ATGACCCAGGCTGCATTCCCAAAACTGCTGCGCTCGCAGATCGCGTTCGACATCGCGCGCACGATCCGCGATGGCTTCGACAAGCACTACCGCTTGTTCCGCCAGACCAGCCGGCAGGCCAAGGAGCATTTCGAGCGCGGCGCCTGGGGCGCGGCGCAGCAGGCCGCGCGCGAGCGAATCGATTTCTACGACCGCCGCGTGCAGGAATGCGTGCAAACCCTGGAGGACGAATACAGCCAGTCCGACCTGACCGACGAGGTGTGGCGCGAGCTCAAGCTGCACTACATCGGCATGCTGTCCGACCACAAGCAGCCGGAGCTGGCGGAAACCTTTTTCAACTCGGTCTGCTGCAACATCCTGCACCGCAGCTACTTCCACAACGAATTCATCTTCGTGCGGCCGGTGGTCTCGACCGAGTACATCGAAACCGAGGAACTGGCGCCGACCTACCGCGTCTACTATCCGGGCACGGACGGCTTGCACTGTACGATCAAGCGCATCGTCACCGACTTCCAGCTCGACGCCAAATTCGATAACCTGTCGCGCGACGTCGAACAGGTGGAGACACGTTTGCAAGACCTGTTCGGCGCCGGCAGGACCGAGCCGAACAACCAGATCCAGGTGCTGTCGAGCTTGTTCTTCCGCAACAAGGGCGCCTACATCGTCGGCAAGGGCATCAACGGCAACAAGGTATATCCGTTCGTCGTGCCGATCCTGCACAACCGCCACGGCGAACTGATACTCGATACCGTGCTGTTCGACCAGGAACTGATCACCATCCTGTTCTCGTTCACGCGCGCCTACTTCCTGGTGGACATGGAGGTGCCCTCGGCCTATGTGCAATTCCTGCGCACCCTGCTGCCGCGTAAACCGCGCAGCGAGATCTACACCATCCTCGGCCTGCAAAAGCAGGGCAAGACGCTGTTCTACCGCGATTACCTGCAACACCTGAAACATTCTTCGGACCAGTTCGAAATCGCGCCCGGCATCAAGGGGCTGGTGATGCTGGTGTTCGCGCTGCCGTCGTTCCCCTACGTGTTCAAAGTCATCAAGGATTTCTATCCGCCGCCCAAGGACACCACGCGCGCGCTGATCAAGGAAAAATACCTGCTGGTCAAACACCACGACCGCGTCGGCCGCATGGCCGACACCTTGGAGTATTCGAATGTCGCCTTCCCGCGCCACCGCTTCACCGAGGAACTGATCGCCGAGTTGAAACATTTCGCGCCGTCCTTATATGAGGAAGAGGGCGAGAAAATCATCATCAAGCACCTGTACATCGAGCGCCGCATGGTACCGCTGAACATGTGGCTCGGCAACGCGGACAAGGACGGCAACGACGCCCAGATCGAACACGGCATCCTTGAGTACGGCAACGCCATCAAGGAGCTGGTCGCCGCCAACATCTTCCCCGGCGATATGCTGTACAAGAACTTCGGCGTGACCCGGCACCAGCGCATCGTGTTCTACGATTACGACGAGATCGAATACATCACCGACTGCAATTTCCGCGACATCCCGGAAGCGCGCAATGAGGAGGACGAGATGGCATCGGAGCCGTGGTATCCGATCGGCAAGCACGACGTCTTCCCCGAGCAGTTCGGCCGCTTCCTGCTGGGCAACGCCAAGATCCGCAAGTATTTCATGAAGCACCACGCCGACCTGCTGACGCGCGAATACTGGCAGGCGCGCAAGCAGCGCATCCTCGACGGCGTCGTCGAGGACGTTTATCCGTATCCGCAGCACATCCGTTTCTTCCACGAGAACCAGTCCAACATTCCGGCGGTATCGATCCCGGTGCCGCCACCCTTTATGGAGACGCTAGAAAATGAATGA
- a CDS encoding acetyl-CoA C-acyltransferase, translated as MNDPIVIVGAARTPMGAFQGDFSGKAAHDLGAVAIAAAVERAGIDGKLVEHVYFGNCLMAGQGQAPARQALLKAGLPASTGAVTLSKMCGSAMQAAIFAHDQLVAGSADVVIAGGMESMTNAPYLIPKARGGYRIGHGMMFDHMMYDGLEDAYSRNEKTGEGRSMGTFAEECSAKYEFTREAQDNFAIESVKRAQAATNEGWFKWEIAPVTVTSRAGDTVIDKDEGPLKAKIEKIPTLRAAFKKDGTITAASSSSINDGAAALVMMRESTAKQLGATVIAKIHGHATFAQEPNLFTTAPIGAVEKLYKKIGWASRDVDLFEINEAFAAVPMAAMRDLDIPHSKINVHGGACALGHPIGASGARIIVTLIGALKRTGGKKGVAALCIGGGEATAMAIELV; from the coding sequence ATGAATGATCCTATTGTTATCGTCGGTGCGGCCCGCACTCCCATGGGCGCCTTCCAGGGCGACTTTTCCGGCAAGGCCGCGCACGACCTGGGCGCGGTAGCGATCGCCGCCGCCGTCGAGCGCGCCGGCATCGACGGCAAGCTGGTCGAGCACGTCTACTTCGGCAACTGCCTGATGGCCGGCCAGGGCCAGGCGCCCGCGCGCCAGGCCCTGTTGAAAGCCGGCCTGCCCGCATCGACCGGCGCCGTCACCTTGTCCAAAATGTGCGGTTCCGCGATGCAGGCCGCCATCTTCGCCCACGACCAGCTGGTCGCCGGCAGCGCCGACGTGGTGATCGCCGGCGGCATGGAGTCGATGACCAACGCGCCGTATCTGATTCCGAAGGCGCGCGGCGGCTACCGCATCGGCCACGGCATGATGTTCGACCACATGATGTACGACGGCCTCGAGGACGCCTACTCGCGCAATGAGAAGACCGGCGAAGGCCGCTCCATGGGCACGTTCGCCGAGGAGTGCTCGGCCAAGTACGAATTCACCCGCGAGGCGCAGGACAACTTCGCCATCGAATCGGTCAAGCGCGCGCAGGCCGCCACCAACGAAGGCTGGTTCAAATGGGAAATCGCGCCCGTGACCGTCACCAGCCGCGCCGGCGACACCGTCATCGACAAGGATGAAGGCCCGCTGAAAGCCAAGATCGAAAAGATCCCGACCTTGCGCGCCGCGTTCAAGAAGGACGGCACCATCACGGCCGCGTCGTCGTCGTCGATCAACGACGGCGCCGCCGCGCTGGTGATGATGCGCGAATCGACCGCCAAGCAGCTGGGCGCGACCGTCATCGCCAAAATCCACGGCCACGCCACGTTCGCGCAGGAACCGAACCTGTTCACCACCGCCCCGATCGGCGCGGTGGAAAAGCTGTACAAGAAAATCGGCTGGGCCAGCAGGGACGTCGACCTGTTCGAGATCAACGAGGCGTTCGCCGCCGTGCCGATGGCCGCCATGCGCGACCTCGACATCCCGCACAGCAAGATCAACGTGCACGGCGGCGCTTGCGCGCTGGGCCACCCGATCGGCGCCTCCGGCGCGCGCATCATCGTCACGCTGATCGGCGCGCTCAAGCGCACCGGCGGCAAGAAGGGCGTCGCTGCCCTGTGCATCGGCGGCGGCGAGGCGACGGCCATGGCCATCGAGCTGGTGTAA
- a CDS encoding SDR family oxidoreductase produces the protein MATALIIGASRGIGHELVKQYLADGWRVIATARKAEDCAALGALGAEPHQLDVTDVEACAGIGWKLDGEELNVAILNAGVYGPRHDGFPLQTDFDSVMHTNVLAAMRLLPIIAPLVCAARGKLAVLSSKMGSLSERGSPSGSLYRASKAALNSVLIDTALVFGKQGATCVAFHPGWVRTEMGGEGADISVEESAGGIRATLAALPASERAVYRNYDGSEIGW, from the coding sequence ATGGCGACCGCACTCATCATTGGCGCCTCGCGCGGCATCGGGCACGAACTCGTCAAGCAATACCTGGCTGACGGCTGGCGTGTGATCGCCACCGCCCGCAAGGCCGAGGACTGCGCCGCGCTCGGCGCGCTGGGGGCCGAGCCGCATCAGCTCGACGTCACGGACGTCGAGGCGTGCGCCGGCATCGGCTGGAAGCTCGACGGCGAGGAACTCAACGTCGCCATCCTGAACGCCGGCGTCTACGGCCCGCGCCATGATGGCTTCCCGCTGCAGACGGATTTCGATTCCGTCATGCACACCAACGTGCTGGCGGCGATGCGCCTGCTGCCGATCATCGCGCCGCTGGTGTGCGCGGCGCGCGGCAAGCTGGCGGTGCTGTCGTCGAAGATGGGATCGCTGAGCGAGCGCGGCAGCCCCAGCGGCTCGCTGTACCGCGCCAGCAAAGCCGCCTTGAACTCGGTGCTGATCGACACGGCGCTGGTGTTCGGCAAGCAAGGCGCCACCTGCGTCGCCTTCCATCCGGGCTGGGTGCGCACGGAGATGGGCGGCGAGGGCGCCGACATCTCGGTGGAGGAAAGCGCCGGCGGCATCCGCGCCACGTTGGCCGCGCTGCCGGCGTCGGAGCGCGCCGTCTACCGCAACTACGACGGCAGCGAGATCGGCTGGTAA
- a CDS encoding acyl-CoA dehydrogenase family protein, whose protein sequence is MILTEEHEMIRDALRTFAQERLAPQAARWDKEHHFPKEELKELAALGAFGVAVPEALGGAGMDYVSLALVLEEIAAGDGGTSTIISVNNCPVCSIAMMYANDRQKEQWLRPLAQGDMLGAFCLTEPHTGSDAAALRTTATRDGGDYVINGVKQFITSGKYADVAIVLAVTDKAAGKKGISAFWVPTSTPGYIVAGLEQKMGQHSSDTAQILFENCRIPAENLIGEEGQGYKIALSGLEGGRIGIASQAVGMARAAYEAALTYARDRESFGKPIFEHQAVQFRLADMATQIEAARQLIRHAASMKDAGLPCLKEAAMAKLFASEMAEKVCSDAIQVHGGYGYVSDFPVERIYRDVRVCQIYEGTSDIQKLLIARAL, encoded by the coding sequence ATGATACTGACCGAAGAACACGAAATGATCCGCGACGCCCTGCGCACCTTCGCGCAGGAACGCCTGGCGCCACAGGCCGCCCGCTGGGACAAGGAGCACCACTTCCCGAAAGAGGAACTGAAGGAACTGGCCGCGCTGGGCGCCTTCGGCGTCGCCGTGCCGGAAGCCCTGGGCGGCGCCGGCATGGACTACGTCTCGCTGGCGCTGGTGCTGGAGGAGATCGCGGCCGGCGACGGCGGCACCTCCACCATCATCTCGGTCAACAACTGTCCGGTGTGCAGCATCGCCATGATGTACGCCAACGACCGGCAAAAGGAGCAGTGGCTGCGTCCGCTAGCCCAGGGCGACATGCTGGGCGCCTTCTGCCTGACCGAACCGCACACCGGCAGCGACGCCGCCGCGTTGCGCACCACCGCCACGCGGGATGGCGGCGACTACGTCATCAACGGCGTCAAGCAATTCATCACCAGCGGCAAGTACGCCGACGTCGCCATCGTCCTGGCCGTCACCGACAAGGCCGCCGGCAAGAAGGGCATCAGCGCCTTCTGGGTGCCGACGTCGACGCCGGGCTACATCGTCGCCGGCCTGGAGCAAAAGATGGGACAGCACTCGTCGGACACGGCGCAGATCCTGTTCGAGAACTGCCGCATCCCGGCCGAGAACCTGATCGGCGAAGAAGGCCAAGGCTACAAGATCGCGCTGTCGGGTCTCGAGGGTGGCCGCATCGGCATCGCCTCGCAAGCGGTCGGCATGGCGCGCGCCGCGTACGAGGCCGCGCTGACGTACGCTCGCGACCGCGAAAGCTTCGGCAAGCCGATCTTCGAGCACCAGGCGGTGCAATTCCGGCTGGCCGACATGGCCACGCAAATCGAAGCGGCGCGCCAACTGATCCGCCACGCCGCATCAATGAAGGACGCCGGCCTGCCATGTTTAAAAGAGGCGGCGATGGCCAAGCTGTTCGCCTCCGAAATGGCGGAAAAAGTCTGCTCGGACGCCATCCAGGTACACGGCGGCTACGGCTACGTCTCCGACTTCCCGGTCGAGCGCATCTACCGCGACGTGCGCGTGTGCCAGATCTACGAAGGCACCAGCGACATCCAAAAACTCCTCATCGCCCGCGCGCTGTAA
- a CDS encoding YihY/virulence factor BrkB family protein has product MKFLNRRGLAYVLTHPMDFLVQCLKGFRANQGLLLAGAVAYYSLLSIVPLLMLVVVALSHVIDQDVLLDTVGRYLNYLVPGQTKPFVTEVGHFLEHRDVVGGVLLVSMIFFSSLAFTVLENAMSVIFKHRVEIKRRRFLISAIMPYCFILSLGVGMLLVTLVAGSLQVMGEESVHLFGYDWSLEGVSGALLYMLGLSGEVLVLTAIYLVMPVGRLSLSHALIGGVTAALLWELARHILVWYFSTLSQVNVVYGSMTTAIIVMFSLEIGATLLLFGAQVISEFERACRHKPRRNPTPLTTEATEMK; this is encoded by the coding sequence ATGAAATTTCTCAATCGCCGGGGCCTGGCCTACGTGCTGACGCACCCCATGGACTTCCTGGTGCAATGCCTCAAGGGCTTTCGCGCCAATCAAGGCCTGCTGCTGGCGGGCGCGGTGGCCTATTACTCGCTGCTATCGATCGTCCCGTTGCTGATGCTGGTGGTGGTCGCGTTGTCGCATGTGATCGACCAGGACGTGCTGCTCGACACCGTCGGCCGCTATCTGAACTACCTGGTGCCCGGACAAACGAAACCGTTCGTCACCGAGGTCGGGCATTTCCTCGAACACCGCGACGTGGTCGGCGGCGTGCTGCTGGTCAGCATGATCTTTTTCAGCTCGCTGGCCTTCACGGTGCTGGAAAACGCCATGTCCGTCATCTTCAAGCATCGCGTCGAGATCAAGCGCCGGCGTTTTCTGATCTCGGCGATCATGCCGTACTGCTTCATCCTCTCGCTGGGCGTTGGCATGCTGCTGGTGACCCTGGTGGCGGGCAGCCTGCAAGTGATGGGCGAGGAAAGCGTGCACTTGTTCGGCTACGACTGGTCGCTCGAAGGCGTGTCGGGCGCGCTGCTGTACATGCTGGGCCTGAGCGGCGAGGTGCTGGTGCTGACGGCCATCTATCTGGTCATGCCGGTCGGCCGGTTGTCCCTGTCGCACGCCCTGATCGGCGGCGTGACGGCGGCGCTGCTGTGGGAGCTGGCGCGCCACATCCTGGTCTGGTACTTTTCCACCTTGTCGCAGGTGAACGTGGTGTACGGCTCGATGACGACTGCCATCATCGTCATGTTCAGCCTGGAAATCGGCGCCACCCTGTTGCTGTTCGGCGCCCAGGTGATCTCCGAGTTCGAGCGGGCCTGCCGCCACAAGCCGCGCCGCAATCCGACGCCGCTGACCACGGAAGCCACAGAAATGAAATAA
- a CDS encoding ABC transporter substrate-binding protein, which yields MLKSYAAAVLALVVGLAAPATSAAPQSSPPAALSAVSSPLPASSASAPKVLRAFLSTGETGLDPAVASDIASLSLLENLFDPLLRYDYLARPVKLQANTLTAMPTVGDNGLTYTFHLRQDIYFTADPAFKGARRQVTAQDYVYSLKRLYDPALKSPWSFLLEGKIVGDAALKARFGYDGDIAGLQAVDKFTLRIRLNAADPNFLFYMAIPATGVVAREVVEAYGVQVGNHPVGTGPFKIGTWKRSDQISLLANRDFRPMVFQGRQLPLVDRVDIKIMEEYQSRVLGFLNGEFDFLEQLPESMKEMVLTDDAKPTLRPELARKGLVLSPFPVLQTYYMWMNMEDPLIGGYGKDKVALRRAIALSYNSAEDIAQMKKGLALRAETPLPPNVLGYDPAYRSPVGYDPALANALLDRYGYKKGPGGFRTLPDGKPLTLVMHTEPSMVGRLRDELWRKNLNAIGLNVTFKSDKKTEIIKASRLGNVMMFETNWVADFPDGDNFYQLLYGPNKAGPNYARFNLPAYNQRYEQTRTMGDTPARTRLYDEMAQIIHAYTPWVLLTHPIAADLQQPWLKHYTRHPVEFTNWRYLDVDAHTPR from the coding sequence ATGCTGAAAAGTTATGCAGCCGCCGTGCTGGCGCTGGTGGTCGGGCTTGCCGCGCCGGCGACGTCGGCCGCGCCGCAATCCTCGCCGCCGGCCGCCTTGTCGGCCGTTTCGTCCCCCCTTCCGGCATCTTCCGCGTCCGCACCCAAGGTCCTGCGCGCCTTCCTCAGCACCGGCGAAACCGGGCTCGATCCGGCGGTGGCCTCCGACATCGCCAGCCTCAGCCTGCTGGAAAACCTGTTCGATCCGCTGTTGCGCTACGATTACCTGGCCCGCCCCGTCAAATTGCAGGCCAACACGCTGACGGCGATGCCCACGGTCGGGGACAACGGCCTCACCTACACCTTCCATTTGCGCCAGGACATTTATTTCACGGCAGATCCGGCTTTTAAAGGCGCACGCCGGCAAGTGACGGCGCAGGACTACGTCTACAGCCTGAAGCGGTTGTACGATCCGGCGCTCAAGTCGCCATGGAGCTTCCTCTTGGAAGGAAAAATCGTCGGCGACGCGGCGCTCAAGGCCCGCTTCGGCTACGACGGCGATATCGCCGGCCTGCAGGCGGTGGACAAGTTCACGCTGCGCATCCGGCTTAACGCCGCCGATCCCAACTTCCTGTTTTATATGGCGATTCCGGCGACGGGCGTGGTGGCGCGCGAGGTGGTCGAGGCGTACGGCGTGCAGGTCGGCAACCACCCCGTGGGCACGGGCCCGTTCAAGATCGGCACGTGGAAGCGCAGCGACCAGATCTCGCTGCTGGCCAACCGCGACTTTCGGCCGATGGTCTTCCAGGGCCGGCAGTTGCCGCTGGTGGACCGGGTCGACATCAAGATCATGGAGGAATACCAGTCGCGCGTGCTGGGCTTTTTGAACGGCGAATTCGATTTCCTCGAGCAGTTGCCGGAATCGATGAAGGAAATGGTGCTGACCGACGACGCCAAGCCGACCTTGCGGCCTGAACTGGCCCGCAAGGGGCTGGTGCTGTCGCCCTTCCCCGTGCTGCAAACCTATTACATGTGGATGAACATGGAAGACCCGCTGATCGGCGGCTACGGCAAGGACAAGGTGGCGCTGCGGCGCGCCATCGCGCTCAGCTACAACAGCGCCGAGGACATCGCCCAGATGAAAAAAGGCCTTGCGCTGCGCGCCGAGACGCCGCTGCCGCCGAACGTGCTCGGCTACGATCCGGCCTACCGCAGCCCGGTCGGCTACGATCCGGCGCTGGCCAACGCGCTGCTGGACCGCTACGGCTACAAAAAGGGACCGGGCGGCTTCCGCACCCTGCCCGACGGCAAACCGCTGACCCTGGTCATGCACACCGAGCCGTCGATGGTGGGCCGCCTGCGCGACGAGTTGTGGCGCAAGAATCTGAACGCGATCGGTCTCAACGTCACTTTCAAGAGCGACAAGAAGACCGAGATCATCAAAGCCTCGCGCCTGGGCAACGTGATGATGTTCGAAACCAACTGGGTGGCCGACTTCCCCGACGGCGACAATTTCTATCAATTGCTGTACGGCCCGAACAAGGCGGGGCCGAACTACGCCCGCTTCAACCTGCCCGCCTACAATCAGCGCTACGAGCAAACCCGCACGATGGGGGACACGCCCGCGCGCACCAGGTTGTATGATGAAATGGCGCAGATCATTCACGCGTACACGCCATGGGTGCTGCTGACGCATCCGATCGCCGCCGATCTGCAGCAGCCATGGCTTAAACATTACACGCGCCACCCGGTGGAATTCACCAACTGGCGTTATCTGGACGTAGACGCACATACCCCGCGCTGA